Sequence from the Burkholderia sp. GAS332 genome:
GGGGCAGACTACCTTCAATCCGAACCAGACTGGAACCTACGCGGTGAACGCGGATTGCACCGGTACCATGCAAATCGTTTATACCGCCGGTGGCCCCGTGCCGGCCGGCGTCGAGGTCGACCTGCAAATCGTCGTCGCTGACGATGGGACGCTCATCGAATCGGTTGCCTCCAAAGGGATCACCGCCTCAGGCGCGACGCCGGACGGCATAACGTGTCCTCCGTATTGCGAGCAAGCGGCGCAAGAAAGATTTGAGGGGAAAAAGGTCGTGGTCTACGGCTTCCGCTAGTCGAGTCCCGGATGGGGTTACGATTTATTCGACGCCACCTGTCCGTCAGCATGCGGCCCGAGCGTCATTGTGATGGCGGCCCCGATGTTATTCACCCGCCTTAACCCCATGACGGAGGCTCACATGCAATACCTATTGATGATCTATTCGGAAGAAAACGGCTGGAACAAGATGACCGACAGCGAGCGGCAGCAAGGGGTTGCCGCCTATCAGGCGTACACCGAATCGTTGAAAAAAGCGGAGGTGCTGGTGGGCGCCAACCGGCTGCAGCACACGAACACCGCCACCACGGTGCGGCTCGTCGATGGCAAGCCGCAGGTGCTTGACGGACCGTTTTCCGATTCGAAGGAGCAGCTCGCCGGCTACTACCTGATCGACGTACCCAACCTGGACGCGGCGATCGCGTGGGCGTCGCGGTGTCCCGGCGCGGCGCACGGCCTCATGGAAGTGCGCCCGGTCTGGACTGCCCCCTACGCCGCGCCATCTGCTGCATGAGTCCGTCCGGCGGCGGCGACCGTGACGCGGAGGGCGCCGCGCATTCGATTGCCGAGGCGGTTGCTCGCCGCAGTTACGGCAAGCTCGTCGCCCTGCTGGCGATGCGCACGCGCGACGTCGCGGCGGCCGAGGACGCGCTGGCCGACGCGTTTGCGGCCGCGCTCGCGGACTGGTCGGCGCGCGGCTGCCCCGCGAATCCCGAAGCGTGGCTGATGACGGTTGCGCGCCGCCGGGCGATCGATGGCGCGCGCCATCGACATGTCGGCGACGAAGTGGTGAACCAGCTCGCGATCCTTGCCGACGAGATCGACACGCGTGAAGCAGGCGTGTTGCCTGACCGGCGGCTTGCACTGCTGTTCGCGTGCACGCACCCTGCGCTCGAGGCCGCGATTCGCACGCCGCTGATGCTGCAGGTGGTGCTGGGGCTCGAAGCAAAGACGATTGCGTCCGCGTTCCTGATGTCGCCCGCCGCGATGAGCAAGCGCCTCGCGCGAGCGAAGAACAAGATCCGCGAAGCGGGCATTCCGTTCAGCGTACCCGAGCGCGAGGAGTTGCCCGGCCGGCTCGCTGCCGTGCTGGAAGCGGTCTATGCGGCGTACGCGGAAGGGTGGACCGATCCGGTCGGCGGCGATACCGAGCGGCGCGATCTCGTCGGCGAGGCGCTGTTTCTTGCCCACCTGCTCGTCGAACTGCTGCCCGAGGAACCAGAGACGCTGGGTCTGCTCGCGCTGATGCTGTATGCGCAGGCACGGCGCGATGCGCGACGCGATGCGGCTGGCGACTACGTGCCGCTGTCGGCTCAGGATCCGGCGACATGGAACGCGCCGATGATCGACGCAGCCAACGCACTGCTGCGGCGCGCGAGCGCATTCAACGCAATCGGACGCTTTCAGCTCGAGGCCGCGTTGCAGTCGGCGCACGTCCACCGCTGCCGGACGCATCGCCCGAACTGGGACGAGATCGTGCAACTCTACGATGCGCTGCTCGCGATTGCGGCGTCGCCGGTGGTCGCGGTGAACCGCGCGCTCGCGCAGGCGGAACGGGACGGCCCGCAGGCGGCGCTCGACGCGCTCGAGCCGTATGCGGACGATCCGCGGCTGGCCGACTACCAGCCGTACTGGGCCGCGCGCGCCGATCTGCTCGCGCGTGCCGGTGCGACGGCCGAAGCGCTCGGCGCGTACGATCTCGCGATCGGACTCGCGCGCGATCCGGCCGTGCGCCGGTTCCTGCAGCGCAAGCGCATCGAGCTGTCATCGGCGAAAAGTTAGATTGTTCACTCGTGCGGCCAGAAAAGAGACATCCCTGTACGTCCGGTCGGCTATCATGCCTATCCTCTCCGAAGTAGCTCCTTATGATTTCCGTCCGTAATGTCACGCTGCGCCGCGGCGTCAATGTCGTACTCGATGGCGCGTCCGTCACTTTCACCCCCGGCGAAAAGATTGGCCTTGTCGGCCGCAATGGCGCCGGCAAGTCGTCCTTCTTCGCCCTTCTCAACGGCACGCTGCACGAAGACGGCGGCGAGTTCTCGATTCCCGCTGCATGGAAGATGGGCCAGGTCGCGCAGGAGATGCCGGAGACCGAGCAGAGTGCGACCGACTTCGTCATCGAGGGTGACACCGTGATGCTGGCCGCGCAGGCTGAAGTAGCCGCCGCTGAGGCCAGCGACGATGGCATGCGCATGGCGCACGCCTACATGGCCCTGCACGACGCCGGTGCACATGATGCCCCCGCGCGTGCCCAAGCGCTGATCCTGGGCCTTGGCTTCAGTGCTGCGCAGCTCAGCCAGCCGGTCAACAGTTTCTCCGGCGGCTGGCGCATGCGACTGCAGCTGGCGCGCGCGCTCATGTGCCCGTCCGACTTGCTGTTGCTCGACGAGCCGACCAATCACCTCGACCTCGACGCGCTGGTCTGGCTGGAAGCGTGGCTCAAGCGCTATCAAGGAACCATGGTAGTGATCAGCCACGATCGCGAATTCCTCGACGCGGTGACGCAGGTGACGGTGCACGTCGACAACGCCAAGCTTGTGCGTTACGGCGGCAACTACAGCAAGTTCGAAGAGATGCGCGCTGAGCAACTGGTGTTGCAGCAGGCCGCGATGGCCAGGCAGGCGGACAAGATCGCCCACCTGCAGAAATTCATCGACCGTTTCAAGGCCAAGGCCTCGAAGGCGAAGCAGGCGCAGAGCCGGGTCAAGGCGCTCGAACGCATGGAGAAGATCGCACCGGTGCTTGCCGACGCAGAGTTCAACTTCGAGTTCAAGGAGCCGCTCAACGTCCCGAACCCGCTGTTGTCGATGCTGGACGCGAGCTTTGGCTACCCCGCGCCGACCGGCGTACCGCCGGGCACGCCGCCGACGGTCATCGTGCGGGGCATCAACCGATCCGTGCTGGCCGGGCAGCGCATCGGCATTCTCGGTGCCAACGGCCAAGGCAAGTCCACTCTGGTGAAGACGGTGGCGCACGAACTGGCGCCGATTGCCGGCGAAATCAGCGAAGGCAAAGGCCTGAACATCGGCTACTTCGCACAGCAGGAACTCGACGTGCTGCGTCCTCTCGACACGCCGATGGAACACATGATCCGCCTTGCCAAGGACACGCCGGCGCACCTGCGTGCCCCCGGCCAGAGTGGCACCGAACAATCGCTTCGCACCTTCCTCGGCACCTTCAACTTCAGTGGTGACATGGTCCATCAGGCGGTCGGCACGATGAGCGGCGGCGAAAAGGCGCGGCTCGTGTTGTGCATGATCGTGTGGCAGCGTCCTAACCTGCTGCTGCTCGACGAGCCTACCAACCACCTCGACCTGGCCACACGCGAAGCGCTAGGCATGGCACTCAACGAATTCGAAGGCACCGTGATACTGGTCAGTCACGACCGTTCCCTGCTGCGCGCGGTATGTGACGAGTTCTGGCTCGTCACCAAGGGTGGCGTCGAGCCCTTCGACGGCGATCTGGACGATTACCAGCAGTTCCTGCGCGACGAAGCCCGTCGCATGCGCGAGCAAGCTGCGGGGGAGCAGAAGGTCATCGCCTGAGTTAACCCCTGGCGGTTCCAGTTTGGGAGCTGGCTGCCATAGCGCTCGCATCGAGTCGAACGGACGCTCCGGGTCGAAAGTACGCATTCGTGGAAGCCGGTAGCGGACGTTCGCCGTTGGCGTCTGCGGATGTCCGGTCTGAGGGCCCACCACGCCACGCTCCGCAGACTCAATCCAGGAGCAGCGCACCCGTTCTGAACGCAGTCGCACCAGCGACTTGCGCAACCGATAAACCGGCCGACGCAAACCCAAGCAAATGACGTGCGTAAAGCACGCCGGTGGTCGTCGCGTTCAGCGTCGTGACCTGATCCGTGAGCGGATCGACGATGTCCGCGACTGGCTGGCCCGCTTCGATCCAAGCCCCCACTTCCGCGCGAAACACGAGCACGCCGCTCATGGGCGCCACGATCGATTCGGAACCCGCGAACGGAGTGGCGGGGAACAGCAACGGGGGCAACGGGGCGGCTTCAGCGTCGATGACGCCGCGATGGCTCAGATAGTTGAGGATCGCCTGAGCGTCCTGTTCAGCGAACTCATATGAAACGTCGCACTGACCGCGCAGTTCCACCGTGATCGAGATGCCGCCATTGGGAATCGGATGCTGCTTGCCATAACGCGCACGCAGATTGGACCAGCAGAAGCTGTGAATCTCATCGAATGGATTGCCGGCCGCGTTCAGCGTCAATAGCGACGCTTTGGCGCCGATATAACGCGCGAGGGGTTCGACGTCTTCCCAGGTATCCGGATTGGTGTACAGATGCATCACCGCATTCAGATCGCAATGCAGATCGAGCACGACATCGGCATCGTAAGAGAGCTTTTGCAGCGCAAGCCGTTGCGAATCGAGTTCGGTGACGGGTGTCTGTTCGTCGAGTGCTTCACCCATGGCGGCGCGCACGGCAACGCGGTTTGCGTCGATGTCGCCCGTCAGGCGTCCTTCGACGCGCGGCATTACCAAGGCCGTCAGATCGTAGAAGTGACGGTTGAAGTTCTGCGCCGTATGCGTTTCAAAGCGACCGAGATGGGCGCCGAGCAGGTGTTGATTGAGACCGATCGGATTCGAAACCGGCACGACGACCACTTCGCCGCGCAGCTTGCCTGCCGCTTCAAGGGCAGCCAGATGCTTGCGCAGACGCCAGGCGACGAGCATGCCCGGCAACTCGTCGGCGTGCAGTGACGACTGAATGTAAATCTTCTGGCCGCCAGTCGGGCCATAGTGAAAACTGGTCAGGTGGCGTTCGGTGCCGAGTGTCCGGGAAATGAGCGGATGCGTTCTGGTTTGCATGGATTCGGCCGGTGGAAACGCCGGGGCACTTCAGGCCCCCGCGCGGCAATGTTATTTGAGGCTGCCGGTAAGAAACTGGCCTAAGCGTTCGCTTTTCGGGTTGACCAGAACATCTTGAGGATGGCCTTCTTCTTCGATCTTGCCCTTATGCAGAAACACCACGTGATTCGACACGTTGCGGGCAAAGCCCATCTCGTGCGTGACCACGATCATCGTACGGCCTTCTTC
This genomic interval carries:
- a CDS encoding ATP-binding cassette, subfamily F, member 3, with the translated sequence MISVRNVTLRRGVNVVLDGASVTFTPGEKIGLVGRNGAGKSSFFALLNGTLHEDGGEFSIPAAWKMGQVAQEMPETEQSATDFVIEGDTVMLAAQAEVAAAEASDDGMRMAHAYMALHDAGAHDAPARAQALILGLGFSAAQLSQPVNSFSGGWRMRLQLARALMCPSDLLLLDEPTNHLDLDALVWLEAWLKRYQGTMVVISHDREFLDAVTQVTVHVDNAKLVRYGGNYSKFEEMRAEQLVLQQAAMARQADKIAHLQKFIDRFKAKASKAKQAQSRVKALERMEKIAPVLADAEFNFEFKEPLNVPNPLLSMLDASFGYPAPTGVPPGTPPTVIVRGINRSVLAGQRIGILGANGQGKSTLVKTVAHELAPIAGEISEGKGLNIGYFAQQELDVLRPLDTPMEHMIRLAKDTPAHLRAPGQSGTEQSLRTFLGTFNFSGDMVHQAVGTMSGGEKARLVLCMIVWQRPNLLLLDEPTNHLDLATREALGMALNEFEGTVILVSHDRSLLRAVCDEFWLVTKGGVEPFDGDLDDYQQFLRDEARRMREQAAGEQKVIA
- a CDS encoding RNA polymerase sigma-70 factor, ECF subfamily, with amino-acid sequence MSPSGGGDRDAEGAAHSIAEAVARRSYGKLVALLAMRTRDVAAAEDALADAFAAALADWSARGCPANPEAWLMTVARRRAIDGARHRHVGDEVVNQLAILADEIDTREAGVLPDRRLALLFACTHPALEAAIRTPLMLQVVLGLEAKTIASAFLMSPAAMSKRLARAKNKIREAGIPFSVPEREELPGRLAAVLEAVYAAYAEGWTDPVGGDTERRDLVGEALFLAHLLVELLPEEPETLGLLALMLYAQARRDARRDAAGDYVPLSAQDPATWNAPMIDAANALLRRASAFNAIGRFQLEAALQSAHVHRCRTHRPNWDEIVQLYDALLAIAASPVVAVNRALAQAERDGPQAALDALEPYADDPRLADYQPYWAARADLLARAGATAEALGAYDLAIGLARDPAVRRFLQRKRIELSSAKS
- a CDS encoding Uncharacterized conserved protein, translating into MQYLLMIYSEENGWNKMTDSERQQGVAAYQAYTESLKKAEVLVGANRLQHTNTATTVRLVDGKPQVLDGPFSDSKEQLAGYYLIDVPNLDAAIAWASRCPGAAHGLMEVRPVWTAPYAAPSAA